The genomic DNA CAGGACTAATTTTAGATAGGCCACTATTGTAAAgcgaatgaaaatatcgtaTGACATGtgagtgtatttttttcatttatacttaTATAGGCAATCACGCACTCTCATAGAATTGTTGATAATTGAAAAGTGTACGATACAAGTAATCAGAGAACTTTTTTCCAACCAAGGTCACAACGAATATCtcaaatgatgaaatttacaaaacttCTATCCGAAGATTAATTCATCAATTGATAATCGTAGATGGTATAAGTAAATTATACAATAACGGCTTATCGTATGCACCAGAATTAcagcaatgaaaaaaagtcgTACTAATACTAATAAGAGTAATGCAtaccacaagttttttttttctcttcctttgtTTCTGCAATTCTAccaaacattttattcaatcggaatgtattgtttaaaatctttttttttttaattatggtCAAGTAAAGTCGCGTTCGATTTCGCCAAAACAAAAGGGGTATACGGACTTTATTTTGCACTAGTGCGACTGACGCGATGGAGGAAGTACAAATGAAATACATGTAGGAACTCTTCACTCGCCAACTACAAAGGCAATTTACCTGTCATACCATGTATAAAAGGTCTGACTATCTGAATGGCTTACACTTGTGGATACCGAAATTATATTGGTAAGTACGGCGACATgtaacttcttttttctacaGGTAATCAGGTGTTTCCTGATTAATATATGGTGATCCCGAGTAATGTATATCTATTTATGTACACGTATCTAAGCATGTAAGATCTAAACTGGGATATTAAAGAACGCGTTTCAAATAGAATAATCAAAGAATAGAAAGGAGTAATTAGTCAAGCAACAAATCAACCCTAAATATGCGCCAATCATTACAGtcaatatgtatgtgtatatcaAAATTATCACTTATCATAGATGTAAGATTTCTTGATTTTCTAACGATGATATTTTACGAATTAAGTCGTACCGAAATGTGGCCGATAAGCATTAATAACGATACCTTCGAATTTTCCAACAATATACCAGCTACTGTTATTTATCACTGTGTCAAATATTCAGCCATCAGAATTTCATCAAATGTTATCATTCCTATTAATCACATTATCTTCTTTGTCGACTGGTGGCGGTCCTGTGGGAAGTGTGGCACTTGGTCCTGCAGTTAGATAACCCGCAGATACCGGTACACCagcttgaataaaatttaagcaAAGATAAGAAGAGTCGTACAATAAGAATAACACAATATCGTGACACCAACGTAATTGTGATTTCAGTTACCAGTCAAATATCCCGCGGTGGGTGTGTTGGATATGAACAGATCGTGCATCTGGTCTTTGTACTCTGCCCAAACAGAGGATTTGTCTAATATTGCGGTGACTTTTTCACCCAGCAACAGACTCCGTGTCATTGCTTTCAAAGCTTTCACTATTTGAGCCTTTGTTGTGCCAGGATTATCAATGGTGTCTAATCTACCCTCCAGAAGTGTCAGAAGGTAGGGGACCATCTGTGCTTCCAAGGCCTGCAAGTAtaaagcaaaaatttattgcctaCAGATAGACAAAACTAGAAAACGATTGGCAAAATTATGATACCGCGACTGGGAATAGCAATATCGCACCTGCTTCACAAGTCTGTCCTCGTTCGTTGAAAATAATCTGTTTAATGCCTCGCAAGCTATGGCTATCATGTCTTTCCTCGATTGCATCGCATACTTTAGAGGACTTATACACTCTGTCTGGCATATTGATGTTATACAtatctgaaaatgaaatttctattaCATTCTCGGTGTggcaaaaatagaataaaaaaatcattgtaacaGCTTCTGATCCTGTGAAGGGAGATAGTAAGGGCTCTCTTTGAAAACTATACTGTTATAGAttgaaaaagtgattaaaaactTCTATTTCCTACCTCACTAGCGGCTAATTGGTGTAATATTAATATGGCAGCTTTGTAGACAGCCGGTTGACTATTGGGAACAGACATTTGTCGACATAACTTTGGTATGTGGCCTAGAGATGGTACCTGATCAGCCAATGCTGGCTGAGCTTGCAGCAAGCATACCAAAGCTTGCGCTGCTAGCTCTAGCAAATCGgtctgccaaaaaaaaaaacattggtAAGATAACAGAGCATTTTGGAGAACCaagattccaaaaaatcactGCGCATcaggatagaaagaaaaatttgcatcaAAGCATATGTAACTTTCACACCAAATTATGGAGTACCACTCACGTCAGTTTTTTCCTTAGACATTAGAATCAATGTCGTATCCATCAGCTCGCTCAAGAACTCTTTAGGTTTTCTGAGGGCCCACGTAGGACTGGCTATAAACAGTCTGAGGTATACTCCAGCTACCACAGGTTCATTAGTTCCGATATCTATGTTAGTCTGCATTTCAGGCAACTTCAGATTTGTATTGGGATTCACTCTCTGGGCTGCATAGTGACTGAAATAACAAGGTTGATCGTATTTTATCTTGAAATATATAGAGATACCGAACAACAAGCTATAATTACTCTTCTTTCATCTCAGAAACGATCCTGGAAACCCTGTTCTTTGAGTCGTCATCCCAAATTAACTCTGGATTTTCATGTCTAGATTCAAACATATGTACACATTGTTTAGGGGCATCCCGGATTGCCTCGCTAAATAACCGTGGCAAGAATTTCGACAAATCGAGCTTTACTTTTGGCCCAGCTAACTTGTCGGAGGACATTTTAGCCAGTAAATCGGCAGCAGCTTCCCGAATTTGCGTATTGTTGGAGTTGCAAAATAAATCAAGAATGTACACAACAGCGCCTGAAACAACACCACAAGGCCTGTAAGTTATCTTGAAGTACATGTAAGCAACACCAGAACTAACATCAGTACCTTTCGTCAAAGCATCTTTTACTATTTTCGTAGTACTCATCAAGGCATACAATGTTTCCAAGGTCAGAAGCTGGCACTCGGTCAAACTGTGCAGGCACAAAAGTAAATGCACCACCACCTCATTGGCGGCAATATCGTTGACGCACTCTTGGTTTTTAGTAACATTATTAATAACTTCCAGAGCTCCCTTTTGAATTGGCTTGAAACTGTTGCAACTCAACAGGCCAAAAAGTAGCTTGAAGTGACCAATGCACTGCATTTCTACACcgggattattttttatcacatttttgaGAGCGTCAAGGGATATTACGATATGTCTCAATTTTTCCTGATCCTTCTTTGACAATGCAACACTTCCGACAGAAGCTAAATAAGTAGCAGACTTGGAGAGAAAGTCTAGGAGGTCTATTGTGAAACCCTTtggattctgaaaattttcaaaataaagttTTCCAAACCATCAATTATGTTACAGAGGCATTAGCCATTCCTGATTAAGCCGCTTACCTCAATTGGGAACGTTGGCTgttcattataaattttaacaaagATTTCCCCAATTATAAGTTCATTGCTATGCGCCGTATATTTAAACTCAGTGAAATCGTGTTCAAAGTCTCCATTGCCACTCAGTTTTTCTTGCCGCTTCGATTCTAAGTACTCGTTTAGTTCTGCCCTGGTACCGTTGTCCCATATCAAATACGGATTTGAGCAATTTGAATTGAgaattttcagtatttcttCAGGTTTTTCATTGCCAAGCTGGCGGGCCAGATACGGAGTGAGGGTGCTTTCCAGCGCAGCCACAGTAACGGGATTAACTGGTGTTTCATTATCGCCAGTCATATAGCCACCCAACCTAGCACAAGCCCTCACTGCAAGCTTAGCCAAGTTGTTTGCAACCTCTTGCCGATTTTCATCCTGACTCCTTTTCACGCCACCTTCCTCCAACGTGTAATCGTAGTTGAACATGAAGAGGAGCAGATGCCACAGTGCTCCCGACTGCAACAACTGCATCTGGAGTACGCTATCGGTTGCTAACGATGATACACACTCCGTTGCCACAGAGCAAAGTTTCGTTAAATGCTGAAACAATTTATTCGGTAAGCACATtatattcgaaagaaaaagagctCTCCTTGCAATTCCAGGCTGATTGTTCTTGTAAACACGACAGCCGTACCTTGAAATATAACAGCCTGCAGAGATCCTTGACCAATTGAGGCAACTCGACCATCTTTTCTCTACACCCTCTAAACAACCCGGCAACAGCAAAGCATCTTGTGATATGTGTACAAACTTGAACAGCTACGTCATTGGGTTTACTCGAGTTATTTAAAACTGAAACGCATCTTGAATATGCTTCTAACATAACTTCCAAGCCACCTTCTCTCCTCAATTCTTCGGCATTTAAAGCAGAACAGTGAACCGTATGATAGGCAAGTTCGCTTGCTGCAGCCAGGAGAGGTgctgactttgaaaacaattgATCATCATTGGTCTCAAACTTTATTGTTTTAATCAGTTGTGGATAACCCGCGTATTTATACGGCTGAAGCTCATCGGCGTACCGATGGAACAGAATACTCTGCGTTCTAAGGATGAGAACAATGTTGTCCGGGTTTGGACCATCCGCTGTCCAACAGCTGCGGCTACACAGGAATTCGTAGGCTTGATTAACAGCTTCAAATTTATCCTGAAAGATATTAAACGTAACGATAAGTATGTtggtaaattttcaacagacCTGTAATAGTCCACGCTCTCTCAAAGCACAAGTTATTGACTCCTTACCCTGCCATCAGGATTCTTATCTGGATGATACATTTGTGCTAGTTTGTAATAAGACTTTCGCACGGTAGCTTCGTTGTGCTGTTTCCCACCAGCTAATCCCAAAACTTTGTAGGCATCGTCGACTGTCATAACAGGCGGCTTCTTTTCCACCTCTTTTTTCCATGCATCCAACACATCTTTCAGCAACTTTAcctgataataaataatactaaTTATAAATAACGATAAAGATAAACTGTATTTATCAAGTActttgagtttaaaaaaattttgtacctatataaaacaaaatatgcTTACAGGGTCCGGAATTGGCCACTGGGGAAATTTGTTTGTATCACAGAGATGCCTGAGATAAAATATTTGGCAGAACAGTTCATTCTCAAGCTGAGGATATCTTATCGCAGGTATAGGGATGTATTGGTAGCGGGCCAGTGTGTGGCTTCGTAGCCTAGGTGAGAAGTCTGCTATATGCGCGGCCACTTTTTCTATTAACATTCTGCGCATTTCAGCATTCCAGATGGCTTCTGGGGTGTCAAAGTCACCCAAAAATATCTGTGCAAACTTTTCTGCCCCGTGATTCTCAAGGTAGCTAACCATAGCATCTGGCAAAAGCTGACCCAATATACTCCTCTGCATTATGTCAGATGCTGTGTTCTGAGTgggaatatataaaaaataaaccaatgTTCAGATGCCCGGAAAATGGTAACATAATTTAAGATCCACTTACTTCGTCACCCCTAAACGCCTGTTTGGTGTGCGTCAACTGCAAAAATCTTGCAACCGGTAGAACATTGGACCCAGTATACAtcaatatgaagaaaaagattcCCGTTAGATAGATTTTTGACACGTCTGGATTATCCTTCATGACTTCGCATAGCAGAGTCGATACTCTCTCTACTAAAACTGGATCAAAAGTCAAGAGTAATTGAACTACATGTGGCATGCACTGAGGATCGGAAAGTAGCCTCTTAACACGAGGCAGTGGCCGAATCACAGCATCATCAGCATCTCGACTTGGGAAGTATTCGCACATTTTGATGAGAATGTTCAAAACTAGCGTTGCCAATTCACTTTCATTTATTACTGGACTGCCTTTGGCTACTAAAGTCCATTTCAACTGAGGAACTTGCATGATCATCCGCCATCCATCTAACCCTTGTGCCCAGACCTTAGTTTTGTTGTTAATTTTACTCGCTGCAtataatttcttcaattcagtTATGCAAATTGGACCTTTCCGCTGGTCTCCGTCGTTGTAATACCATTCTTTCTCCATGACTCTTTCTTGATCTGGCCCTGCCTCTATGACATTTGTCTgagtcggaacaacagcacgCGACGTATGCAAGTGAGCCAATGTCAAGAGATCGACCATAGTTCTAACACCATTTTGATCCATAATATCTTTAACGTTTCTCCGATGTAGTATCAGCTTATTTATAAACATAACTAACCGGTCACGTTCCATCCTATCTGAACACCGTTCAAGCATACCAACTATGTACTTAGTGTCGGAAAAAGGGCCAATGTCTTCAAAATATCGACCGTACACGATAGTCATTGCTTGCAGGCAAAGGCacttcatttcaatttttgtagtTAGCAAAAACCTATGATACAAGTCGTTGAAAAACTCATACCTAAAATGCAATAGGAGGTTAATCTGATATTTCTTTCCATGTACCAAAACGAGAAACATTTTGAAGAATGAATATCATATCAACTTACGACTTCCTTATAGGGCTATCAGGACTGTCTTCCTTCTCCAATAGCAGTCGGAGGTAATAATCCCCAATTTTAACTTCGTCGGAAAGAGAATGATACTGTACTTCGAATTCTCTGTGATTCCAGGCTATCAAAGTGCCACCAGACAAATCCTTGTCAGAGGTGAAAGCTCTTATTTCGTTTTCCAAAGCAGTTCTCAACTCCTCTCGTGTTTTGTGGTTCCAGATTAAATTTGGCAGCGCATGATCTTgattaaatttgtaataaaatagcTTCCAATTTGCTTCGGACTTAATCCTTTCTCTACGCTTTCTCAGTACAATCGgtctttctttaattttttcacgccGTTCGATACCCACTCTAGCACCCCAGTGTTGTAGGGCATTTTCCACATGCCTCTCAAGTACCCGCATTTGACGCTCAATCGCTATCCATTGTGgactttttctgtttttcgagGCATGATCGAtcgcaatttttaaattatcacgATTATTCAATCGTTCTTCTTCCAGAAAAGAATCTGGTACTTTCTCCTCAGAATCCAGGTAATTCAACAAACCAACTGGCTgtaattacaatttcaaaataagtcactcaaaaatttaatcagatTCACTGTAAAGTGTTTGAGCAGGTAACTATTGTCAAGCATATACCATTATTCTCTTTAGTAATCCCATCGCAGTAGGGTGTCCAGTGACCCACAAACCCACTAAATGTCGACACAATTGTCTATGTGTCAAAAGTCTACCGTCACTGCCCAGAGTGAACAAGCTATTCAACAAATGTCTCGGCAAAGCGCCTTCGGCTAGTGCAAGTTCTTGCATTTTTGCTGCAATTTCTGGTGCTCCTTCCTCAATTATAGCCCGCATCACGAGCCCTGCTCCTTTGACAACTGCTAACGAAGGGTGTTGAAACAGTCGAAACAATGATCTACCCCTAGCAGCGACCATTTCCAATAAATTATCGAAGTGTTTGCCATCTGTTGTTTCGCTGTATGGTACACAGAGCGCGAATGTTAGGAAGTCCAACATGGCAGAAACCACAAGAGCTCCTGTGCCATGATTCtaaaatgtttataaataatggAAAATCACACAAAATGAGGAATTTATGCCCAGTGGTTTTCATACACTCAATTTATCTAATTTTGAAGAGACAAAATTTATCACGACCCTACATTGGAATTGCTAAATTAAGACTGTGAAACTAGTTACGGTTGATTTTGAAATGCGAAAATACCTCAGTTTGACAAGTGGCTCAAAATATTCAGAATGCCAAGAGGAAACATGTATGTGATAATGTTTTTGTCGCATACTCACAACGTGACTGATCCACATGTCTAGGAGACTTTCAAGAAACTTGGTACTACTCAGTAGACTGCTTTTGTTCAATTGTTCCTGTCTCAAGTCACAGTCTTCATGCATGGGCTGCATGAGAGCACAAATACAATCCATTGCGGCTTGCGTCACTCCACAATCTTGTCGCTTCAATGCTTTGACGACTTTATTCCCGATGGCTTCTCTAAAGCCTGGTAAAGTGGTGAATGCTGTGAAACCAACTTTGCTTGCAACTAACCTTCTTAGGGCGTGAAACTGTGCCTCGACTTCGCTATTCGTTTCCAGTTCCTTGCTCACTAGAGCATTCAGGGCGCCAAGAATTACCTTGTCTTTGTTCTCGGTAAATAGGCCCTGTAAATAGTCATTTGTAACCCTGTGGACTTGAAGTTGTAACGTAGTTACAGTCCAATCAAGCGGTTTATTATCCTGAacaagaaatatcacaggtTGGTTCTAAACAAGGTATCTCCTCAAAGAGCAAGTTATCGAACCAATCGAGTGAACGACAATATTACAAAGCATGCTCGGCACGTATCACAACAATTTGTCATTTATCAATCATTGACATTATTGCAGGAAATTTGAGGTGAACGACCACGTTTCCgcattgaaaatagaaaaccaAGCGACAATTATTAAAGATTACTTACATCTTGGGAGGTGGAATAGTGTAGCCCGTTGTACGGAGCGTTTGCATTGAACCTTTCCAACATCTCAGAGAATGATTTATTACCAGGCGGCTGTTGCAGAAATTTTATATGAGAAGTCTCGACTTCTTCATCGACAGGCAAGTTCAATGGACCGAGTCTCTTGCCTCGAGATATAGGATACATTTTAACATGAACATCTCTGTTCCCAGATGCCCTAACACCGTCTAGTAAAGAAGCGAGTAAAGAATCCCTGTCAGTGGTTGTGTAACTCCGCATTTGACCATTCAGGTACTGTATCGTGAATAATTGCGGGTTCGAGTTATCTCGAACCAGAGTAAAAATATCAGACAACGGTCTGAGGGTGCAAATGCTGTATGTCTGAGGGTCTCTTTCAACAAGGCAAGTATCTGAAAGGCATAATGTTCTTCGTTGAGGATCCGAGTGCCTGGATGAGAGCTTGTGAACAGTGAACTCTGACACGCTGGTTATGTGCTCATCGCCACTGAACTTTCCCAGTCTTTGGGTGAGGAAATCATCGAGGATTATTTGTTCTTTCAGTACTTTTATATTGATTCCCAAGTTATTTAGTGCCGAATCCagcattttcttctttatctctTCAATTTGATGCGAGGCAAATAGGTGCAGACGTCCAAAGCCCCCACATACTATCACAAAGCCACCTGGGTAATCTTTCATTGTGGCAAGGCCTTCAAAGTCCTTGTAACAATAGCTAGCCAACAACATGTTTGTGGCAGGATCCAACTGGTCAAGACTGAATGGTGTCACCTCAAGGACAACGGGCAATCTCGTATCCGACCAATGATGCTTATAGGCTTGGTATCTCTGAGAAAAAGTGTATAATCTTGAACCCATGATTGTTGACATATCGAAATATTGGAGGATTTACGTAAGGTAAAATGGTTAATGGCGAAACAACGgcattttttacatcaaattttaatttataaaaaataacaactaaAGTATTGACTATAATGTTGCGCGTCGTTTGTTAGTACCTAAAATTCTATTTTAGTAAATATGGTCAGCTTTAATCTTTGTAGCCTGCATAGTATTAAATGACCATGTGGTTGATAATATCGTATACAGGGTGTTCTATTGTAAATCACAAATTAGAGTATCTTTGAAACTAGAGCTGCTATTGGAAAATGTTTGAGGCAATAATTTTGTGGTTTCCAGGGAGACACAAACTAGTGATATCAGTTCAGTTGTAAGTATCACTGCTTCCAAGATACTGACACAAACTAGACTTTCTTGAATGGCAACCTATTTTTTACCAGTACAAAAAATGACCCTACATTAAGACAAATTCAAACATACTCGGTATGAGTGCTCAATGTTCACGCTTTGCAAATTACCCCtacaggaaataaaaaatccataGTCTTCTGCATAGATATTGTGTCTTCTCTTCAGATATTGCAGTGCGTGATTTATGATGAGAAACCCTGTATACTTCTACCATGACCGGCGCATTGTATTTTAAAGCGTAAAACTGCATCTTCGGTAGAAAGTAATGTTAACTCCATAATCGTAATGGCAAACCCACCAAAATCTCCTTTGGTTTTTCTGCAAattgatttctgaatttcaaagccTCAGTCAAAAGTTGTACCCTGTACTCAGAGCTGAATCTCATTGTATCTACTTTTCGTTCCTTGCGCATCGTGATACTAAACTCATATAGGCCAGACTGACTTTTATTTGTCGGCTGTAAGCTGATAAAATCTGAATATGCCCACTTATTAGTAACCTCGAGATTGCCAGGATTATAAGTTGTGATACCCATGGATCCGATAGAGAAAACACGTTTGTacctaaaaaattgaaagccaCTTTATATATgacatattttgtttttattgatAGTGACTGCTCTTCTGAAGTGGTTAAAAAGCCCTGAAGATGTGTTTATTCACCTTCACATGATGTCATTCTGAGAGTCCTTTGTAATTGACCACAGTCAGATATTCAGTTACGGATACATTTACTGATAAGCATATTCATTTGTGTAAGTAAACACGAGTGTTTATCTTCAGAGTAAAAATGTATGTGCAAGTATTACGAATGCAGAAATCATccatagtaaaaaataaatacggtAAGGCAGAAGCATACATAGTACGAGCCATTGCAAGAGATAAGAAAAACATTTGATGAAAGTGGCTTGAccggaaaacaaaaaagaagcaaaaaatatgaaactgcTTACTTTCCCTTCCACGAGTGTTTAGTGACAAGAAAACAAGCCACATCTTGATTATCCTTTATCGGCATCATTGTCTCATTTCCTGTAAATATTTCGTTAACGTATTTAAAAACAGTAACAGCTATGTACGGGTGTGGATACGTGCACACActgtgaataattataatagacTTTCGGGAACTGTCAAACGTCTCGCATAACAACGTGTTCTCTGACAATAGACCCATTAACGAATGGACATTTAGTATTATCGAAATCAACTTACATTTACGAATGGGACTCTGTAGAAACAAATATAATTCAAACAGTATTTACTACTAATTTAATACGTAAGTGTCATTTTCGATAACTTTTCCAACCTATAAGTGCCGCCATGATGCTAGGGCCTAGGGGGTGTCACGCTAATGGAAATGGGCATTCGGAGAGACCATGGAGTGACCCCCCAGTAAAGCACAGTTTACGTATTGTATGTGTGTGACGTAGTAGGATGGTAGGACCAAGGAGATTATGGCCGAACACAATACTACGTTTCCATCGAACTTCAAATCTTTTGATAATCATAATCAAACATGAGGTCTGAAGTATGAAGAATTCACTAGATTTAAGGAATTCCCTAAATCGTGGAAATTCTTAGAAATCCATTCTTTGCATTTTACTATTCGATTGACGTAATTCCTACGACTCCGTGCGTAATACGTTTGTcgacatgtatgtataccacTGATCTATGtatacagttaaaacttaccggctaacttgttccggtctgaaacaaaatgcgagttcAATTCTATACGAATCATATAATCACGGACTTATGGACGGCGCTGCTACAGTCATCTATTCCGTCTATTGAAGTCTATcccgttgactgaagaatcttcagtcaacgtcTTTGGTCTATTCAATGGGCTGGTTGGTTAGCAATCTTCACTCTCCACTCCCTGTTAACGCTCTTGGTATACCTGCGTGCTCTATGATCAAATTAGCCGATGATGGAAGTCCGTGCATGCATTGAGCACTTTCATATTTCTGCTACTGGCTGTAGTTTTAGTTGTCAACGTAACTTGTCGCATTTCCATCGGTGGTAGGCAACATTTTAACGGTGAGCGGATGTCATAAGATGCGTTTCCTTTCGGCTGTTCCACAGTTTTAATCACTTATTCGTAGATATTTTCCTCAGTCTAAGCTACTACTCAAGGGCAGCTTGATTGGAAGCTGAAATTTCTGTGGATTTAATTATGGCTTTGACTATTTACATCGTTTGCCTCGAAATCCAAAAGATTCTGCCTGTATTAATATAAGTTGGCAGTTACGCGTCTAGTATCAACTGTGCTGTATACAATACCCTTTGTACATTACAGTATAAAGAGCGAGCAATCTAAAACAATATCTAGATATTTGGATTTCCATCACGCAGTactgcatatttttcaaataaagtaATATATTGCGCGACCCACAGTCCACAGTCAAGTCATAATATCTCTAATTTTGTGCATAATACAGGGAAAGGTAACGCAAGGACCAATGGACCACGGAAAGAATTGAAGAGAAATGGATGAACAAATAGAAAGCATACGTGCGGCCGCTGCTGCTATTCCAAAGGGTCCGCTAAAGACGGAAGAAATATCTCAAAGTAGCCCCGAAAATGAACCAAGCGAGCGAAGCGACGGCACCACGTCACCCCCGCCTAATTGCAGCATTTGCTTGGGCAAGCTCATCAACAAATCTTTCACCGACAGCTGTTTGCATC from Diprion similis isolate iyDipSimi1 chromosome 2, iyDipSimi1.1, whole genome shotgun sequence includes the following:
- the LOC124416632 gene encoding dnaJ homolog subfamily C member 13 isoform X2, whose translation is MMPIKDNQDVACFLVTKHSWKGKYKRVFSIGSMGITTYNPGNLEVTNKWAYSDFISLQPTNKSQSGLYEFSITMRKERKVDTMRFSSEYRVQLLTEALKFRNQFAEKPKEILRYQAYKHHWSDTRLPVVLEVTPFSLDQLDPATNMLLASYCYKDFEGLATMKDYPGGFVIVCGGFGRLHLFASHQIEEIKKKMLDSALNNLGINIKVLKEQIILDDFLTQRLGKFSGDEHITSVSEFTVHKLSSRHSDPQRRTLCLSDTCLVERDPQTYSICTLRPLSDIFTLVRDNSNPQLFTIQYLNGQMRSYTTTDRDSLLASLLDGVRASGNRDVHVKMYPISRGKRLGPLNLPVDEEVETSHIKFLQQPPGNKSFSEMLERFNANAPYNGLHYSTSQDGLFTENKDKVILGALNALVSKELETNSEVEAQFHALRRLVASKVGFTAFTTLPGFREAIGNKVVKALKRQDCGVTQAAMDCICALMQPMHEDCDLRQEQLNKSSLLSSTKFLESLLDMWISHVNHGTGALVVSAMLDFLTFALCVPYSETTDGKHFDNLLEMVAARGRSLFRLFQHPSLAVVKGAGLVMRAIIEEGAPEIAAKMQELALAEGALPRHLLNSLFTLGSDGRLLTHRQLCRHLVGLWVTGHPTAMGLLKRIMPVGLLNYLDSEEKVPDSFLEEERLNNRDNLKIAIDHASKNRKSPQWIAIERQMRVLERHVENALQHWGARVGIERREKIKERPIVLRKRRERIKSEANWKLFYYKFNQDHALPNLIWNHKTREELRTALENEIRAFTSDKDLSGGTLIAWNHREFEVQYHSLSDEVKIGDYYLRLLLEKEDSPDSPIRKSYEFFNDLYHRFLLTTKIEMKCLCLQAMTIVYGRYFEDIGPFSDTKYIVGMLERCSDRMERDRLVMFINKLILHRRNVKDIMDQNGVRTMVDLLTLAHLHTSRAVVPTQTNVIEAGPDQERVMEKEWYYNDGDQRKGPICITELKKLYAASKINNKTKVWAQGLDGWRMIMQVPQLKWTLVAKGSPVINESELATLVLNILIKMCEYFPSRDADDAVIRPLPRVKRLLSDPQCMPHVVQLLLTFDPVLVERVSTLLCEVMKDNPDVSKIYLTGIFFFILMYTGSNVLPVARFLQLTHTKQAFRGDENTASDIMQRSILGQLLPDAMVSYLENHGAEKFAQIFLGDFDTPEAIWNAEMRRMLIEKVAAHIADFSPRLRSHTLARYQYIPIPAIRYPQLENELFCQIFYLRHLCDTNKFPQWPIPDPVKLLKDVLDAWKKEVEKKPPVMTVDDAYKVLGLAGGKQHNEATVRKSYYKLAQMYHPDKNPDGRDKFEAVNQAYEFLCSRSCWTADGPNPDNIVLILRTQSILFHRYADELQPYKYAGYPQLIKTIKFETNDDQLFSKSAPLLAAASELAYHTVHCSALNAEELRREGGLEVMLEAYSRCVSVLNNSSKPNDVAVQVCTHITRCFAVAGLFRGCREKMVELPQLVKDLCRLLYFKHLTKLCSVATECVSSLATDSVLQMQLLQSGALWHLLLFMFNYDYTLEEGGVKRSQDENRQEVANNLAKLAVRACARLGGYMTGDNETPVNPVTVAALESTLTPYLARQLGNEKPEEILKILNSNCSNPYLIWDNGTRAELNEYLESKRQEKLSGNGDFEHDFTEFKYTAHSNELIIGEIFVKIYNEQPTFPIENPKGFTIDLLDFLSKSATYLASVGSVALSKKDQEKLRHIVISLDALKNVIKNNPGVEMQCIGHFKLLFGLLSCNSFKPIQKGALEVINNVTKNQECVNDIAANEVVVHLLLCLHSLTECQLLTLETLYALMSTTKIVKDALTKGAVVYILDLFCNSNNTQIREAAADLLAKMSSDKLAGPKVKLDLSKFLPRLFSEAIRDAPKQCVHMFESRHENPELIWDDDSKNRVSRIVSEMKEDHYAAQRVNPNTNLKLPEMQTNIDIGTNEPVVAGVYLRLFIASPTWALRKPKEFLSELMDTTLILMSKEKTDTDLLELAAQALVCLLQAQPALADQVPSLGHIPKLCRQMSVPNSQPAVYKAAILILHQLAASEICITSICQTECISPLKYAMQSRKDMIAIACEALNRLFSTNEDRLVKQALEAQMVPYLLTLLEGRLDTIDNPGTTKAQIVKALKAMTRSLLLGEKVTAILDKSSVWAEYKDQMHDLFISNTPTAGYLTAGVPVSAGYLTAGPSATLPTGPPPVDKEDNVINRNDNI